From the Manis javanica isolate MJ-LG chromosome 13, MJ_LKY, whole genome shotgun sequence genome, one window contains:
- the LOC140845403 gene encoding olfactory receptor 7G2-like — translation MGVLLDQDPGASIRLSALLEDRPLSSTSRGCIEHHSSVKRTRFIKNMNHTDVPEFLLLGLTDDPELQPFLFGLFLSVYLVTVLGNLLIILAVSSDPHLHSPMYFFLCILSFTDICISTTTAPQMLVNINRENQHISYIDCIVQIGFVVFFVCFENCVLAAMAYDRYVAICHPLRYTVIMTPRPCAMLILLCLLLSTGNALLHSLMVLRLSFCRDLEIPNFFCELAQVIKLACSDTLINNFLMYFVGSLFAGVPVSGIIFSYTQIISSILKMPSVEGKRKAFSTCGSHLSVVSLFYGTGFGVYISSAVTDSSRKAAVASVMYIMVPQMMNPFIYSLRNRDMKGALRKIIIRILLSLMWSSALGLFFLNESN, via the exons ATGGGTGTCCTCCTTGATCAAGACCCAGGGGCCTCGATCAGGCTGTCTGCCCTTCTTGAGGACAGACCTCTATCTTCCACATCCAGGGGCTGCATCGAGCATCACTCCTCCGTGAAGCGAACCAG ATTCATCAAGAACATGAATCACACAGATGTTCCAgaattcctcctcctgggattgacAGACGATCCAGAACTGCAACCATTCCTCTTCGGGCTGTTCCTGTCCGTGTACCTGGTCACAGtcctggggaacctgctcatcatcctggctgtcagctctgacccccacctccactcccccatgtacttcttcctctgcaTCCTGTCTTTTACTGACATCTGTATAAGCACAACGACAGCCCCCCAGATGCTGGTGAATATTAACAGAGAGAATCAGCACATTAGCTACATTGACTGCATTGTACAGATTGGCTTTGtcgtattttttgtttgttttgaaaactGTGTCCTTGCagcaatggcctatgaccgctatgtggccatctgccatccaCTGAGGTACACGGTCATCATGACCCCCCGCCCCTGTGCTATGCTGATTCTGCTCTGTCTGCTCCTCAGCACCGGGAATGCCCTGCTCCACAGTCTGATGGTGCTGCGGCTGTCCTTCTGCAGGGACCTGGAAATCCCCAACTTCTTCTGTGAACTTGCTCAGGTCATCAAGCTGGCCTGCTCTGACACCCTCATCAATAATTTCCTGATGTATTTTGTAGGCAGCCTATTTGCGGGTGTTCCTGTATCTGGGATCATTTTCTCCTATACTCAAATTATCTCTTCCATTTTGAAAATGCCCTCAGTGGAGGGTAAGCGtaaagccttttccacctgtgggTCTCACCTCTCAGTTGTCTCCTTGTTCTATGGGACAGGTTTTGGGGTGTACATTAGCTCTGCAGTTACTGACTCTTCCAGAAAGGCTGCAGTGGCTTCAGTGATGTACATCATGGTACCCCAGATgatgaaccccttcatctacagcttGAGGAACAGGGACATGAAGGGGGCCTTGAGGAAAATAATCATTAGGATACTTCTGTCTTTAATGTGGTCATCGGCTTTGGGCTTGTTTTTCTTGAATGAGTCAAATTGA